From Spirochaetales bacterium, a single genomic window includes:
- a CDS encoding 4Fe-4S binding protein, with the protein MKKIRQLQKGRRVVRIVVLLLVLATSTTLGLLHQYGKGWTPAGVDAFCPFGGIESAITLITTGAMLSKIAWSSFILLFATLIVAVLFRRSFCGSLCPLGTLQELFGRAGKKIFKKRLEVPAVLDKPARYIKYIVLVVFVVLSAILGELAIRPYDPWATYHHLFSSDLFTEFSIGFAVLAVSLAGSFFVDRFFCKYLCPMGAFLGLINRIGLFRIRRNDTTCIHCHACNKACPVNIKVEETVTVDSSECIACSECVNVCPVENTLFIEGPKKSRVSPFTVTTASFLIFAAVIGAATITGGFEWTLKTLEETTGEQGAFNPDDIKGRDTFRQVSELSGVDAGLIMEHFSITEEQFDKPIRDASHEDGSGFETEDVREFIRQQLKDR; encoded by the coding sequence ATGAAAAAAATCAGACAACTGCAAAAAGGACGCCGCGTCGTCCGCATCGTCGTTTTATTGCTCGTGCTGGCGACATCGACAACCCTCGGTTTACTGCATCAGTACGGGAAAGGGTGGACCCCGGCGGGTGTGGACGCATTCTGTCCTTTCGGGGGGATCGAATCGGCCATCACCCTCATTACCACGGGCGCGATGTTGAGCAAGATCGCATGGAGCAGTTTTATCCTGCTTTTCGCCACCCTCATTGTGGCGGTCCTCTTCCGCCGGTCGTTCTGCGGCAGCCTCTGCCCCCTCGGTACATTGCAGGAGTTGTTCGGGAGGGCTGGTAAAAAGATCTTCAAAAAACGTCTCGAAGTTCCGGCCGTACTCGACAAACCGGCGCGGTACATCAAGTATATTGTTCTGGTCGTATTTGTCGTTCTATCGGCAATCCTGGGGGAACTCGCAATACGGCCATACGATCCGTGGGCAACCTACCACCACCTCTTCTCTTCCGATCTTTTCACCGAGTTTTCAATAGGATTCGCAGTGCTGGCGGTTAGCCTGGCCGGTTCCTTCTTCGTGGACCGTTTTTTCTGCAAATACCTTTGTCCCATGGGGGCCTTCCTGGGACTGATCAACAGGATCGGTCTTTTCCGGATCAGGAGAAACGACACGACCTGTATTCATTGCCACGCGTGCAACAAGGCCTGTCCGGTCAATATCAAGGTCGAGGAGACGGTTACAGTCGACTCTTCCGAATGCATCGCCTGTTCGGAATGCGTGAACGTTTGTCCGGTCGAAAATACACTGTTTATCGAAGGGCCCAAAAAAAGCAGAGTCTCTCCCTTTACCGTTACAACGGCCTCCTTTCTTATCTTCGCGGCCGTTATCGGGGCGGCGACGATAACCGGCGGTTTCGAATGGACGTTGAAAACACTGGAAGAAACGACCGGCGAACAAGGCGCGTTCAATCCGGACGATATCAAGGGTCGGGATACCTTCAGACAGGTATCGGAATTATCCGGGGTCGATGCCGGGCTCATTATGGAGCATTTTTCCATTACCGAAGAGCAGTTCGACAAGCCGATCAGGGACGCCTCGCATGAAGACGGCTCCGGATTCGAGACGGAGGATGTCCGCGAGTTCATACGGCAGCAGTTGAAAGACCGCTGA
- a CDS encoding transglutaminase domain-containing protein produces MFRKFRLLSVSIPDLIIFILRNIALLGLLLHAYLHFKDVLNPVYLIVAFCLAIIFALWMEKIKLRFLPALVTAILLIIIVRFIFFFIFTLLSPFDTGIEKDFIFFLFDKDFFPALIPSFIAWLFNFLALRKKGFVPVETGLNSLLLVIVFFTQAHFNVTFYHPTFFGLFLASFILVEIAVLVLSQLDDNHRASSGAKKGKNRLPVVFSYFWVLIPLFLLLLFYLFLLNRYNEESTRNKGGLMESTLFRFDFSKYVKLQSEIKLSDDLVLLFRKNGPAERLLLRRFVLSDYKPESGFYQSPKKGVDDIPAVVPDIPTLLDDPGYKAREPVEQEYFFINFDPTSLIAMNYPVKIIPLKNWDGSSFLRIYRVESKVSQLDPQEDLYRGNPLSSFPPEAYAFYTNYGDDDIIRTYAEEITSEAGDYLGKVLAIRDRLKNEYKYSLKPGIAPDGNQLHHFLFNSKKGYCSYFAFAMALMCRSIGIPARVAVGFFANPEWEVLNFYEIKANQAHAWVEVFFEDYGWMEFDPTSTTIAPGEDISFMFGFQFDDRLKNLISEILENQDKLVEIEGGHEVSSQSAFRFPELVIAITSWLLRYWFFTLPSLLLLIILLLKYSPYLFFIASKSRRKKVKYLFLHTLGILYGLRMVRETDESLLEYSERLDRTFFDDLAVLSAWTGSYLKAVFGNEFHDIDYTNALERYRAFKTLFNAKVSLFIRLLGILNPVNSIRRKI; encoded by the coding sequence ATGTTTCGGAAATTTAGGCTATTATCGGTTTCGATACCGGACCTCATTATATTCATACTCCGTAATATCGCCCTGCTGGGCCTTCTTCTTCACGCGTATCTCCATTTCAAGGATGTACTCAACCCCGTCTACCTCATCGTCGCTTTCTGTCTGGCAATCATTTTCGCCCTCTGGATGGAAAAAATAAAGCTGCGGTTCCTCCCCGCTCTTGTGACGGCGATACTCCTCATCATTATAGTCCGTTTTATTTTCTTTTTTATTTTCACCCTCCTCTCCCCCTTTGACACGGGTATAGAAAAGGACTTTATATTCTTCCTGTTTGACAAGGATTTCTTTCCCGCGCTCATTCCCTCCTTTATCGCCTGGCTGTTTAACTTTCTGGCGCTTCGGAAAAAGGGATTTGTCCCTGTTGAAACGGGTTTAAACTCACTTCTTCTTGTCATCGTCTTTTTTACCCAGGCACACTTCAACGTTACCTTTTATCACCCCACTTTTTTCGGGCTTTTTCTCGCATCGTTTATCCTTGTCGAGATAGCTGTCCTTGTTCTCTCGCAGCTTGATGACAATCACCGAGCGTCGTCAGGGGCAAAAAAGGGAAAAAACCGTCTTCCTGTGGTTTTTTCATACTTCTGGGTATTGATACCTCTCTTTCTCCTTCTTCTTTTTTACCTCTTTTTATTGAACAGGTACAATGAAGAATCGACAAGAAACAAGGGGGGTCTTATGGAATCGACCTTATTCAGGTTCGACTTCTCAAAATACGTAAAGCTTCAAAGCGAAATCAAGCTGAGTGACGATCTTGTCCTCCTCTTCCGGAAGAACGGCCCCGCGGAACGGCTCCTGCTTCGACGATTCGTCCTTTCGGACTATAAACCGGAGAGCGGTTTCTACCAGTCCCCGAAAAAAGGGGTCGACGACATTCCCGCGGTGGTCCCCGATATACCGACATTACTTGACGATCCGGGCTATAAAGCAAGAGAACCGGTCGAGCAGGAATATTTTTTTATCAACTTCGACCCCACTTCCCTTATCGCCATGAATTACCCCGTAAAGATAATCCCATTGAAAAACTGGGACGGCTCGTCATTTTTACGCATTTACAGGGTCGAATCGAAAGTTTCGCAGCTCGATCCCCAGGAAGATCTTTACCGTGGAAATCCCCTCTCGAGTTTCCCGCCGGAAGCCTACGCTTTTTATACAAATTACGGCGACGACGATATCATCAGGACGTACGCGGAAGAGATTACCTCGGAAGCCGGAGATTATCTCGGGAAGGTTCTCGCGATCAGGGATCGTTTAAAGAACGAGTATAAATATTCACTCAAACCCGGTATCGCACCAGACGGGAATCAACTCCACCACTTTCTTTTTAACAGTAAAAAAGGCTACTGCTCGTACTTTGCATTCGCCATGGCACTCATGTGCAGAAGCATCGGAATACCGGCGAGGGTGGCCGTGGGATTTTTCGCCAACCCGGAGTGGGAAGTCCTCAACTTTTATGAAATAAAAGCAAACCAGGCCCATGCCTGGGTGGAAGTCTTTTTTGAGGATTACGGCTGGATGGAATTCGACCCCACATCGACCACCATTGCGCCGGGAGAAGATATCAGTTTCATGTTCGGATTTCAGTTCGACGACCGGCTAAAAAACCTTATTTCGGAAATCCTCGAAAACCAGGACAAGCTGGTCGAAATCGAGGGGGGGCATGAGGTTTCATCGCAAAGCGCATTCCGTTTCCCGGAACTCGTTATCGCCATAACGAGCTGGCTTTTGAGGTACTGGTTTTTCACCCTTCCGTCTCTCTTGCTGCTTATCATTCTGCTTCTCAAATATTCACCGTATCTATTTTTTATCGCATCGAAATCCCGACGGAAAAAGGTCAAATATCTTTTTCTTCACACACTCGGGATTCTTTACGGGCTGCGGATGGTACGAGAAACGGACGAATCCCTCCTCGAATACTCGGAACGGCTCGATCGTACCTTTTTCGACGATTTAGCGGTATTGTCCGCCTGGACGGGAAGTTATCTCAAAGCGGTATTCGGCAATGAGTTTCACGATATCGATTACACAAACGCACTGGAACGCTATCGCGCGTTTAAAACCCTCTTCAACGCGAAGGTATCACTTTTCATACGATTACTCGGCATCCTCAATCCCGTTAACAGCATCAGGAGGAAAATCTGA
- a CDS encoding ribulokinase: MKEKGYVIGIDFGTDSVRALLVDASDGSEISTHIYHYRLWKSGLYCDPVNNRFRQHPLDYIEGLEEVVTGCLKKAPKEAARNVAGISVDTTGSTPCAVDRRGMPLALRSEFNDNPNAMFVLWKDHSAVKEADEINHLAKTWGGTDYTKYSGGVYSSEWFWAKLLHVIRTDSSVREAACSWIEHCDWIPALLTGCSDAASVKRSRCAAGHKAMWHESFHGLPHRDFLVKLDPLLDEIRGRLYRDTYTSCEKAGSLSPVWAKRLGIGGREVAVGVGAFDAHMGAVGGGIRPYVLSKVMGTSTCDMLIAPLDDIGDKLIRGICGQVDGSIVPGMMGMEAGQSAFGDIYAWFQQLLAWPLLHVIGKADTDERKRENITGKAEDRIIPELSRQAAALPVDESIIAIDWMNGRRTPYANQLVKGAIAGLNLGSDAPRIFRALVESTAFGAKKIVDRFHEEGIEIKEVIALGGVAKKSPFIMQVVADVLGKKIKVAASEQACALGAAMFAAVAAGIHKDIETAQAAMESGFEKEYVPDPDRNRQYERLYEKYSAFCAFIETQTGRLDE, from the coding sequence ATGAAAGAAAAAGGATATGTTATCGGAATCGATTTTGGAACGGATTCCGTCCGAGCCCTGCTCGTCGACGCATCGGACGGGAGTGAAATCTCAACGCATATTTATCATTACCGGCTGTGGAAATCGGGCCTCTATTGTGATCCCGTCAACAACCGGTTCAGGCAGCATCCCCTGGATTATATTGAGGGATTGGAGGAGGTTGTCACCGGGTGTCTGAAAAAAGCCCCGAAAGAAGCGGCAAGAAACGTCGCGGGTATTTCCGTGGATACGACCGGTTCCACCCCCTGCGCCGTCGACAGACGGGGAATGCCGCTTGCCCTGAGGTCCGAATTCAACGACAATCCGAACGCGATGTTCGTGCTCTGGAAGGACCATTCCGCCGTGAAAGAGGCGGATGAGATCAATCATCTGGCAAAAACATGGGGGGGAACCGATTACACGAAATATTCGGGGGGTGTCTATTCCTCCGAATGGTTCTGGGCGAAATTGCTGCATGTCATCAGAACCGATTCGTCCGTCAGGGAAGCCGCCTGTTCCTGGATCGAACATTGCGACTGGATACCCGCGTTATTGACCGGGTGCAGCGACGCGGCGTCGGTCAAACGCAGCAGGTGCGCGGCCGGGCATAAGGCAATGTGGCACGAATCCTTTCACGGTCTACCCCATCGGGACTTTCTTGTAAAACTCGATCCCCTTCTTGACGAAATAAGGGGAAGGTTGTATCGGGATACGTACACGAGTTGTGAAAAAGCGGGAAGCCTTTCACCTGTGTGGGCGAAGCGGCTCGGGATAGGCGGCCGCGAGGTGGCCGTGGGTGTCGGTGCGTTCGACGCCCACATGGGCGCTGTCGGGGGCGGAATAAGACCGTATGTGCTGAGCAAGGTGATGGGAACTTCGACCTGTGACATGTTGATCGCCCCGCTTGACGATATCGGCGACAAACTCATCAGGGGAATCTGCGGCCAGGTGGATGGTTCAATCGTTCCCGGTATGATGGGAATGGAAGCGGGACAAAGCGCCTTCGGCGACATTTATGCATGGTTTCAACAACTTCTCGCATGGCCGCTTCTGCATGTTATCGGCAAGGCCGATACGGATGAAAGGAAAAGGGAAAACATAACCGGGAAGGCGGAGGACCGGATCATTCCGGAGCTTTCACGGCAGGCGGCGGCACTTCCTGTCGATGAATCGATTATCGCGATCGACTGGATGAACGGGAGGAGGACGCCGTATGCCAATCAGCTGGTCAAAGGCGCGATTGCCGGACTCAATCTCGGAAGCGACGCTCCGCGAATTTTCCGGGCACTCGTTGAAAGTACCGCCTTCGGTGCAAAAAAAATCGTGGACCGTTTTCATGAAGAAGGAATAGAAATAAAGGAAGTGATCGCCCTTGGCGGGGTAGCAAAAAAATCGCCGTTTATCATGCAGGTTGTCGCGGACGTGCTCGGCAAAAAGATAAAAGTAGCGGCATCGGAGCAGGCCTGCGCTCTCGGTGCGGCGATGTTTGCCGCTGTCGCGGCGGGGATTCACAAGGACATCGAAACCGCCCAGGCGGCCATGGAAAGTGGTTTCGAGAAGGAATATGTCCCCGATCCGGACAGAAACCGGCAATACGAAAGGCTTTACGAGAAGTATTCGGCGTTCTGTGCATTTATCGAAACGCAGACCGGGCGGCTTGACGAATAG
- a CDS encoding DUF58 domain-containing protein — MNDISKLIKKVIPLTGRGLFFFLLSGAILIAGILRADLAALFWGCGFYLLALYSLVGNHLSKSIARRFLKTHLNPATFTLSSNGIFPKTETWAEIKAEMPSFFIPGFTVRANIALHWQDRIPLLISAFLTPGINKETIGFTPVYRGIYKSSTYDFIFQDLLGFTLSTFSLPLEEYIKVYPAVIKRDELMIKIAGEATTDARKIKKTSDELLEIKKYYPGDDVRRLNWKVFAHTGELFIRKGEETPPPDVRLLFILDPTRTPLLSLLPEADYLDSLIEVIGSIMIAACDNGNPVNLAIPGHKRIEVFSSKQKKDLLSLFAGIWWKDEEKNIILPSKKDMHALIFTSPGSTSLPHILGTIKERGWGVSLYFKHCYFPDNGERSFDIKRLLFIRDGDTGNRTGGETAGNIFQKTLTAEIDRYKRTPWRLKYVSEI, encoded by the coding sequence ATGAATGATATCAGTAAACTGATAAAAAAGGTTATTCCTTTGACAGGGCGCGGCCTGTTTTTTTTTCTCCTCTCCGGCGCGATATTAATCGCCGGCATACTGAGGGCCGATCTGGCCGCACTTTTCTGGGGATGCGGATTTTATCTGCTTGCCCTCTATTCTTTGGTCGGAAATCACCTCTCGAAATCAATCGCACGGCGTTTTTTAAAGACACATCTCAATCCGGCAACCTTCACTCTCTCCTCAAACGGTATTTTCCCGAAAACGGAAACATGGGCCGAAATCAAGGCAGAAATGCCCTCGTTCTTTATACCCGGATTCACCGTCAGGGCAAATATCGCGCTTCACTGGCAGGACCGTATCCCTTTGCTGATATCCGCGTTCCTGACCCCGGGAATCAACAAGGAAACAATCGGGTTTACGCCGGTTTATCGGGGAATCTATAAAAGCAGTACATATGATTTTATTTTTCAGGACTTACTCGGCTTCACCTTATCAACGTTTTCGCTTCCTCTGGAGGAATATATCAAGGTCTATCCGGCCGTTATAAAGCGGGATGAACTCATGATAAAAATCGCAGGTGAAGCGACGACCGATGCACGAAAAATAAAAAAAACAAGCGATGAATTACTCGAAATAAAAAAATATTATCCGGGCGATGACGTGCGCAGACTAAACTGGAAGGTGTTCGCCCATACGGGCGAGCTTTTTATAAGAAAAGGAGAGGAAACACCTCCGCCTGATGTGCGGCTTCTCTTTATCCTTGATCCGACACGAACCCCTCTTCTCAGCCTTCTGCCGGAAGCCGATTATCTCGACAGCCTTATCGAAGTAATCGGTTCCATCATGATCGCAGCCTGTGACAATGGCAACCCCGTCAATCTCGCGATACCGGGACACAAGCGGATCGAGGTCTTTTCATCGAAACAAAAAAAGGATCTCCTCTCTTTATTTGCCGGTATATGGTGGAAAGATGAAGAGAAAAACATCATCCTTCCTTCAAAAAAGGACATGCATGCGCTGATTTTTACCTCACCCGGATCGACGTCACTCCCGCATATACTCGGGACAATCAAGGAAAGGGGATGGGGAGTAAGCCTGTATTTCAAACATTGTTACTTTCCCGACAATGGGGAAAGGTCATTCGACATCAAACGGCTACTTTTCATTCGCGACGGTGACACGGGCAACCGGACGGGTGGCGAAACGGCCGGGAATATTTTTCAAAAGACCCTTACCGCGGAGATCGACCGGTACAAAAGGACTCCATGGAGATTGAAATATGTTTCGGAAATTTAG
- a CDS encoding GGDEF domain-containing protein, which yields MKMKDKYLLIINDCLDRFSPLLERIKERAPYYTDIISFSTFLAGSNKQQLDNAGPSDIFIAIEGNFFEENEEKLRAYFKSIDKATFNNFLYLFTEPRCAEDPAFMNGNKPCYLFFEKADNLTQAIQFNLFMVILFDKAMLSYRLSDYIKHAFMEVVYSEMLKKQKDDIEELNKELARKNKIDNLTNLYNRRALFEFLEKERNRTIRNLQRLGGGSDVLMDYKGRQERKKRKKKEDKAVVYHQSGEAEKAVVEDEPSVRENFDEEIADHFGIFSIMMIDLDHFKRVNDTYGHLVGDRVLKTVGDLLQRKGILRDHDIPGRFGGEEFIVILPNTNAYNALGPAIRLAQELNKIEFKTDDGRAFKVTLSIGVSEYHPTDKDNEAIIFRADRAMYYAKQNGRNQIIIYEKIFGQGNDI from the coding sequence ATGAAGATGAAAGACAAATATCTGTTGATTATTAATGACTGTCTCGACAGATTCTCGCCCTTGCTCGAGAGGATCAAAGAACGGGCCCCGTATTATACCGATATAATCAGCTTTTCTACTTTTCTCGCCGGATCAAACAAGCAACAATTGGACAATGCCGGCCCTTCCGATATTTTTATTGCTATCGAGGGTAATTTTTTTGAGGAAAACGAGGAAAAATTGCGCGCTTACTTTAAATCGATTGATAAAGCTACGTTTAACAATTTTCTCTATCTTTTTACCGAACCGCGATGTGCCGAGGATCCCGCTTTTATGAACGGGAACAAACCTTGCTACCTCTTTTTCGAAAAAGCGGATAATCTTACCCAGGCGATACAGTTCAATCTGTTTATGGTAATTCTCTTCGATAAGGCGATGCTTTCATACAGACTCTCGGATTATATAAAGCACGCGTTCATGGAAGTCGTCTATAGTGAAATGCTTAAAAAACAGAAAGACGATATCGAAGAACTCAACAAGGAGCTCGCCCGAAAAAATAAAATCGATAACCTTACCAACCTTTACAACCGGAGAGCCCTTTTTGAGTTTCTGGAAAAGGAAAGAAACAGGACGATCCGCAATCTTCAGCGGCTGGGCGGCGGCAGTGATGTGCTGATGGATTATAAAGGCCGCCAGGAACGAAAGAAGAGGAAAAAGAAGGAAGACAAAGCGGTCGTTTATCATCAAAGCGGAGAAGCAGAGAAGGCAGTGGTAGAGGATGAACCCTCCGTCAGGGAAAACTTCGATGAAGAGATTGCCGATCACTTTGGAATTTTTTCCATCATGATGATCGACCTGGATCATTTTAAAAGGGTAAACGACACATATGGGCATCTTGTCGGGGACAGGGTGCTGAAGACGGTAGGGGATTTGCTGCAAAGAAAGGGTATCCTCCGCGATCACGATATTCCCGGCAGGTTCGGCGGCGAGGAGTTTATCGTCATTTTGCCGAACACGAACGCATATAATGCCCTTGGACCGGCTATCAGGCTTGCGCAGGAATTGAATAAAATAGAGTTCAAAACGGATGACGGACGGGCATTCAAAGTCACCCTCTCGATCGGGGTATCGGAATATCATCCGACAGATAAAGACAATGAAGCGATAATCTTTCGGGCGGACAGGGCGATGTATTATGCCAAACAGAACGGAAGAAATCAGATAATCATCTATGAAAAAATATTCGGTCAGGGTAATGATATATAG
- a CDS encoding AAA family ATPase, which yields MATRASGKKQIKKTYGKKRKISYLTETELRTFHGFVRTLIDNLEQVIRGKRPVLEYLVTALIAGGHVLIEDVPGLGKTTLAKTLAHLISLSERGNPVVFKRIQFTPDLLPYDITGVDIYDQKNNAFVFSPGPAFANILLADEINRTTPKVQSALLEVMAENQITVGNRTHSMDPFFFVIATQNPVETEGTYPLPLAQIDRFLMKLHIGYPDEEVEINIVKDDPAFNIMPHITPVCGKEDILLIRNAVNNIYCDERLIRAAVNISAATRKHRGIELGASPRASLMLVKAARAYALVKGRSYIIDQDLVDLAPLVISHRLRMKALKLEPEALIRELTLDALQKLSY from the coding sequence ATGGCAACACGCGCATCCGGTAAAAAACAAATAAAAAAGACGTACGGGAAAAAACGGAAGATTTCATATCTGACTGAAACCGAATTACGCACGTTTCATGGCTTCGTCCGGACCCTTATCGACAACCTCGAACAGGTGATCAGGGGGAAACGGCCGGTTCTCGAGTACCTCGTCACGGCCCTTATCGCCGGAGGCCACGTTCTCATCGAAGATGTCCCCGGTCTTGGAAAAACGACCCTCGCAAAGACCCTTGCCCACCTCATTTCGTTATCCGAACGTGGGAACCCCGTTGTTTTCAAACGTATCCAGTTTACACCGGACCTCCTCCCTTATGATATTACGGGGGTTGATATTTACGACCAGAAAAACAACGCATTCGTTTTTTCTCCGGGCCCGGCCTTCGCGAACATTCTTCTGGCCGACGAGATCAATAGAACAACGCCCAAGGTACAGTCCGCCCTCCTTGAAGTAATGGCGGAAAACCAGATAACCGTTGGAAACAGAACACACTCGATGGATCCGTTCTTTTTTGTCATAGCCACCCAGAATCCCGTTGAGACCGAAGGCACCTATCCCCTCCCGCTCGCACAAATAGACCGGTTTCTTATGAAGCTTCACATCGGCTACCCCGACGAGGAAGTTGAAATAAACATCGTCAAGGACGATCCCGCCTTTAATATCATGCCGCATATCACCCCGGTTTGCGGTAAAGAGGATATTCTTTTGATACGTAATGCCGTTAACAACATCTATTGCGACGAAAGACTCATACGGGCGGCGGTAAACATTTCAGCCGCCACAAGAAAACACAGGGGAATCGAACTCGGTGCATCTCCACGGGCAAGTCTCATGCTTGTCAAGGCGGCCCGTGCCTATGCTCTCGTCAAAGGGAGAAGTTACATTATCGATCAGGATCTGGTTGATCTGGCACCCCTTGTCATCTCACACCGGCTCAGAATGAAAGCCCTGAAACTCGAACCCGAAGCCCTTATAAGGGAACTGACACTCGATGCGCTTCAGAAACTCTCGTATTAA
- a CDS encoding FAD-dependent oxidoreductase, translated as MKKRLIIVGGVAGGSSCAVRSRRLSEEAEIILFEQGSHVSFASCGLPYYVGDIIKERDRLIVTKPSLFKKRFNIDVRLHHRVVSIESEKKEVEVEDREAGTRYRESYDELLLSPGASPLVPDIDGIDAKAIFTVKTIEDTDAIHSWIDGHNVARAAVIGGGFIGLEMAENLHERKIAVTLIEMLDQLMPQIDPEMAAVIHRHLNDQGVSLRLGNRVTGFIHNDDNTLTVVCASGARITVDMVILSIGVKPETQLARGAGCEIGESGGISVNGHMQTSVPHIWAVGDAVEVTNITTGRPALLPLAGPANRQGRLVADCIFGKPPMPEFRGVQGTFVCGIAGLTIAATGLSENQIKKMYGDSPPFSFEKIHLNPANHAEYYPGAEYMLIKLLFSPDDGKILGAQAIGGTGTEKRIDVISMAIQKGGTVYDLEQAELCYAPQYGAARDPVNIAGMIAANILRGYVGIVHWDDYPDRNVFLLDVRTRREYEAAHLENAVNINVNVLREETASLPRDRDIWVYCLSGQRSYYAARQLLQQGFMAKNMNGGYYLYGLYREMNMTGDAHDKEDLPA; from the coding sequence ATGAAAAAAAGGCTTATAATTGTGGGCGGCGTTGCCGGCGGCTCATCGTGCGCCGTACGCTCGCGCAGGCTTTCCGAGGAAGCGGAAATTATTCTTTTCGAACAGGGCTCCCATGTCTCGTTTGCAAGCTGCGGTCTTCCCTACTACGTCGGTGACATTATAAAGGAAAGGGACAGGTTGATCGTCACAAAACCCAGCCTCTTCAAAAAGCGGTTCAACATCGATGTCAGGCTGCATCATCGTGTTGTTTCCATAGAGAGTGAGAAAAAGGAAGTCGAAGTCGAGGATCGCGAGGCGGGGACAAGGTACCGTGAATCATATGACGAGCTTCTCCTTTCACCGGGGGCGTCCCCCCTTGTTCCCGATATCGATGGCATCGATGCAAAGGCGATATTCACCGTCAAAACCATCGAAGATACCGACGCGATACACTCGTGGATCGACGGACACAATGTTGCCAGAGCGGCCGTGATCGGCGGCGGATTTATCGGGCTTGAAATGGCGGAAAATCTACACGAACGAAAGATAGCGGTGACGTTGATCGAGATGCTCGATCAACTCATGCCCCAGATCGATCCCGAAATGGCGGCCGTCATTCACCGGCATCTGAACGATCAAGGGGTCTCGCTTCGTTTGGGAAACCGGGTAACCGGATTCATTCATAATGACGACAATACACTCACCGTCGTCTGCGCCTCCGGCGCCAGGATCACGGTGGATATGGTGATTCTTTCGATCGGCGTCAAACCCGAAACACAACTCGCCCGCGGCGCGGGGTGCGAGATCGGGGAATCGGGGGGTATTTCGGTGAACGGCCATATGCAGACCTCCGTCCCCCATATCTGGGCCGTCGGCGATGCGGTCGAGGTCACCAATATCACAACGGGCAGACCGGCGCTGCTTCCCCTAGCCGGTCCCGCGAACCGCCAGGGCAGGCTGGTCGCAGATTGCATATTCGGCAAGCCCCCGATGCCCGAATTTCGCGGCGTTCAGGGAACGTTCGTCTGCGGCATCGCCGGACTCACCATTGCCGCAACCGGGTTGAGTGAGAATCAGATAAAAAAAATGTACGGAGACTCCCCCCCGTTTTCCTTTGAGAAGATCCACCTCAATCCCGCGAATCACGCGGAATACTATCCCGGAGCCGAATACATGCTTATAAAGCTTCTTTTTTCCCCCGACGACGGGAAAATACTCGGCGCCCAGGCGATCGGGGGAACTGGAACGGAAAAACGGATCGACGTGATCAGTATGGCGATACAAAAAGGGGGGACCGTGTACGATCTCGAGCAGGCCGAACTCTGTTACGCTCCCCAGTACGGCGCGGCCAGGGACCCCGTTAATATCGCGGGAATGATCGCCGCCAACATTCTCCGCGGATACGTCGGGATTGTTCATTGGGACGATTATCCCGACCGGAACGTATTCCTCCTCGATGTCAGGACACGTCGGGAATATGAGGCGGCGCATCTGGAAAACGCGGTCAATATCAATGTGAATGTTTTAAGGGAAGAGACGGCTTCGCTGCCCCGGGACAGGGACATCTGGGTGTATTGCCTGAGCGGTCAGCGGTCTTACTACGCAGCACGCCAGCTTCTCCAGCAGGGATTCATGGCCAAAAATATGAACGGCGGTTATTATCTCTACGGTCTGTACAGGGAAATGAACATGACGGGAGACGCTCACGACAAAGAGGACCTCCCGGCATAA